The Haloplanus sp. CK5-1 genome segment CGACAGGTAGCGACGGAGCGCGTCGGCGGCCTCGCGCGTGGCCAGTTCGGACCCCTCGTGGGAGTGGCTCGCGCTTCCGAGTCCGTCGCCCACGGCAATGACGAATCGGCCACCGGAGAGCCGGTAGCCACACCAGGCGTCCTGACACGGCTCGTCGGTCTCCTCGTGTTTGGGCCCCCTGACCGAGCATCCGACGACCTTCGATCTTCGGGGAGCGTCGTCGCTCATCTACTGGTCGTCGCTGTCCGTATCGACCTGTGCTCCGGGATCGACGTCGCCACCGTCGCCCGGCTGTGACTCCTTTTCGAGGCTGTTCGAGACGATTTCGAACAGTTCCTGGAACATCCCCTCGTCGAGCGCGACGGGATCCTTGTCGGTCACCGAAACCAGCTCGTCGAGCGTGTCCATATCCGCTTCCTCCCCGATTCCGAACGCGAAAAACAGGAAGTGGTCCTCGTCGGTCCCACGCTCGAGCAGGTTCTGTGCCGTCTGCCACTGCTGGTCCCCGGGATTCATGTCCGTCGGTTGGCCGTCCGTGAGGAGCCAGATGATCGGTCGGTTGTACGCGTACCCGTTGTCCCTGTACTGCTGTTTTCGGTCCTCGTCGAGGTTCACCGCCTTCTCGATCGCCTCCCCCATCGGGGTGTTGCCACTGGGGCTCAGCGTCGGCGGGTCCCAGTTCTGAATCGGGGAGAAGTCCTGCTCCACCGTAACCTCCCCGCCGAACGAGACGACGGCGACGTCGACGCGTGTCTCGGCGTGCTCCTCCTCCTCGATTTCACTCTTGAAGTACTGTAACCCCTCGTTCAACTGGTCGATCCGCGACTCCGTCCCACCCTGACCGTCCGGCGTCTCCGTGGTCATCGAGTACGACGTGTCCAGAATCAGCACCGTCGGCGTCCGCTCAACCGTCGGTGGTACGTCCTCGAGTCCGCCGTCGGAACCCTCTTCCTGACTCATCGTTTTGCTCCATTGGTATCAATGTGTGATATGTAACTTTAATCCTCTGGTACTATTACT includes the following:
- a CDS encoding vWA domain-containing protein, whose protein sequence is MSQEEGSDGGLEDVPPTVERTPTVLILDTSYSMTTETPDGQGGTESRIDQLNEGLQYFKSEIEEEEHAETRVDVAVVSFGGEVTVEQDFSPIQNWDPPTLSPSGNTPMGEAIEKAVNLDEDRKQQYRDNGYAYNRPIIWLLTDGQPTDMNPGDQQWQTAQNLLERGTDEDHFLFFAFGIGEEADMDTLDELVSVTDKDPVALDEGMFQELFEIVSNSLEKESQPGDGGDVDPGAQVDTDSDDQ